The DNA sequence CTCCAATTAAACTTGGAGAATATAAAAATATCTTACTGGTTTTAGAAATAGGAAAATCTGTTTTTAACTGAAGTTCAACTAATAATTTACCTGTGGTTTCATTAATTGTAATCTTACTTACTTTACCAATTACAAGCCCGTTTAAAGTAACAGGTGCCGAAGCTGATAAATCTTCAACATTATCGTATTCTGCGTATAGTGTTTTATAATTCGTAAAAAGATCTTTACCTTTTAAAAAACTGTAGCCCCAAATAAATAATAAAATTGACGCGATGACTAAAATAGCCGTTTTAATTTCTCTTGTTAGTTTCAAAATTCTAAGTGTTTGTACAAAATTAATATAAATATTCGAACTTGCGACTATTATTTAATTGCGTCCTGGATACTGATTTTTTCTCCGTCCTTATATGCAATCAAAAAAGCAGCTCCATATCCTTTATCTTTAGCTTCTTGCAGATATTTTTGCGCTGCGTCATAACTTAAAGTCTCTTGATAGTAGTACTTATATATATTGTTTTCAAATAACATTGTTACATTTTTCAGTCCTTTAAAGTTTTTAGGCTCCAACGGTGTATTTTTGATACTTGCTATAAGTTGTACCTTAAAGAAAGTCCCTTTAGGTGCATTTTTTTTCGCAACCGGAGTTTCAACTGCCTTTTGTTTTGTCGCGCTGGACGTATCTTTTGCAGGTCTTACATCTGACATTTCAGGTACTCCTGAACCAAAATATTCTCTTTTATAACTTAAAATAGCTTCAGCAATAGCTCTGGCGATATCATTTTGTCCTTCCTCCGAATTTAAAATATTACCCTCTGTCGGATTAGACACGAAACCGGTTTCTACTAATACTCTTGGCATATATGCTTTATGAAGTACCATAAAAGGCGCTTGTTTTACACCTCCCTGACGCAGTTTTTTTCCAAGTTTATCAAAATTATCTTCAATTTTACTGGCCAATGAGATACTGTTGTCCAAGTATTCTTCCTGCATTAATGTCATTCCGATCATTGATTCCGGAGAATTCGGATCAAAACCTTCGTATTTACGTTTATAATCTTTCTCCAACGTAATTACCGAGTTCTCTTTCTTCGCCGCTTCCAGATTTGATGCTACTTTACTCAAACCCATTACATACGTTTCTGTTCCGTCTGCTGCCGTATTTTTGTTTGCATTACAATGTATAGAAACAAAAATATTGGAATTTGCACGGTTCGCGATATTGGCTCTTTCGACAAGATCTATGAAAACATCGGTTTTACGGGTGTAGATAACATTAACATTTGGATTAAGTTCTAATATTTTTCCAACTTTTAACACAATCGCCAAAGCAATATTTTTTTCTATTCTCCCGCTATAAACCGCCCCAAAATCGTGATCTCCATGTCCGGCATCCAGTGTTACTTTAAACACATTCGACTGACTGTAAGAACAAAAAGTAATTATCGTTAGAAAAAAACTAAATATTAGTCTAGTTTTGTTAAATATATTCATAAATCTAAAAGTTAATTTTAATAAAATGCAACTGCTATAATTTTTATAATTGATTATTTTTGACAAAAAATTATATGTAAGTTTGACACGTCAAAAAACAAGCCATACTTTTACAAAAATAGCATTTAAACCTTTGCATACAAACTTATTTAATATCGTTTTAATATCATTTTTCCTAACATTAGGATGTGGTAATCTATATTCCCAAGAGATAAAATCAAAAAAAAACTCGTTACCAGCTGTAAAACAAGCAACTAAAACCGAGAAAAAAACAGAGAAACCTAATGCAGTCGTTACAGACACTATTAAATTAGATACTGTAAAACCTAAAAAGGCTTTTTTAGATGGCAAAGTAAGGTATGTTGCTAAGGATTATGCCAAGATTGACCAGAAAAAGAAAACTATCACACTTTTTAACGAAGCCGAATTATACTACAAAGATGTTGAATTGAAAGCCGGTATAATTGTACTGAATTACGATAAAGATGAAGTATACGCCGGAAGAATAAAAGATTCTGCGGGAGTTTTGACGCAATATCCGAACTTCAAACAAGGCGCAAGTGAAGTACAGCCCGATTCTATCCGATTTAATTTTAAAACTAAAAAGGCTTTAATCTTCAATTCCAGAACAGAACAAGGGGAATTTAAAGTAAAAGCGGCGATTACCAAAAAAGAAAATGATTCTGTTTATTTCTTGAAAAAAGCTCGTTTTACAACTTCTAAAGATATAGATAACCCAGAGTATTATTTCCAAACCAGTAAAGTAAAGTTTATTCCGGGAAAAAAAGTAATTACAGGATTAACCAATATGGTTATTGCTGACGTACCTACTCCATTGGCCTTACCTTTTGCTTATTTCCCGATGAGTCAGGAAAAAAGTGTTTCGGGGATTATTATACCAAGTTACAATGACTCCAATACTCGTGGATTTTCACTGCAAAACATGGGGTATTATTTTGCTTTAAGCGATAATTACGACTTAACGGTTTTAGGAGATTATTACACCAACGGGAGTTATGCCATGCGTTTCGAATCGGCATATGCCACAAGATACAAGTACAGAGGAAATATAAATGTACGTTTTGAAAATTTAATAAACAGCGAAAGAGGTTACCCTGATTATTCGAAACAAAACATTTACAACATTCAGTGGTCCCATTCAAAAGATACTAAATCAAACCCAAATTCAACATTTTCTGCTTCTGTAAATATGGGAAGTAGTAAATACTTTAAACAATCGATAAATCAGGCCAACGTTGGGTCGAATCTGAACAATACCTTAAGTTCATCGATCTCTTACAACAAAACCTTTAATACGATTCCGCAAGCTCGTCTTTCGTTAACAGCCACACACTCTCAGAACACTCAAACGGAACAAATCAACATGACATTACCTACTTTACAGGCAAGTGTGGATCGTGTATATCCTTTTGTTGGAAAAGATGGCGTGAAAAAAGGATTCATTAAAAACATCAATTTACAATACAACTTAAGTGGTAAAAATGAAATCGTAACAACGGATTCTCTGTTTTTTAAACCGCAAATGTTCAGAGATGCCAAGATCGGTATGCAACATAGCATCCCTTTAAGCACTAACTTTAAGTTATTTAAATATTTTAGTGCCGGTGCCTCTACCAATTATCAGGAAACCTGGGTGACCAAAACAATTGATAAAAGTTACGATACAAGCCAAAGTAAAGTTGTAGATAAAACCGTTAATGGTTTTGATTCATTCAGAACTTATAATTTCAGTACAAACTTAGGAACAACCATTTACGGAACATTTAACTTTGGTGCAGATAAAAAAATTCAATCGATACGTCACGTCATGCGTCCTTCGATAACTTACGCTTACACCCCAAGTTTCGAAAAATACTATGACAGTTATGCTGTTGACGCTTCCGGTCTTATTACCACTCAATACAGCCGATTTGACAACGGTGTTTACGGTGCGCCATCTAAAGACAATTCTAATATAGTAGGATTCTCTTTAAGCAATACTTTTGAAGCCAAAGTAAGGGACAAAGACAGTACGAAAACAGAGGCTAAAAAAATCATGCTGTTAAACAACTTAAACTTTAGCACCAGTTACAACTTTAATGCCGACGGGAAACAGGTTTTAGCCTGGCAACCGGTACTTGTAAGTGGTGGAACGCAATTTTTTGATAATAAAATGAATGTCAATTTTGGAGCGACTCTTGACCCATACGCTATAGATAATTCAGGAACCAAAATAAACACTTTTAACATTGACAATGGCGGAAGCTTATTCAGAATGACCAGTGCAAATGTAACGATGAATTATTCGTTCAGTAACAAGGGTGGAAAAGAAGAAAACCAGCAAAGTGAACGGAATGGTGGTCGTAAAGATGATTTATTTGGTACCAATACGGATCTAAATGATAGTAGAAATAGCCAATTTGCAAACGAAAAAGATGATGGAGAAAATGTAATTACCGAATTTTTCAAATCTAAAATTCCGTGGGACATGACATTAGCGTACTCCTTAACCTATACAAATGCCAATCGTGAAAACAAAATTAGTGGAAATTCTATCATGATTTCTGCCAATATGGACATTACCCCTAAATGGAAGGGTGGAGTTTCTACGGGTTACGATTTTGTACAAAAAGGAGTTACGTTTACTCAATTCCGTTTTGAAAGAGATTTATTAAGCTGGAGAATGGCATTCAACTGGAACCCACTTGGAGATAATGCAAACTGGAATTTCTTCATCGGAATTAAATCAGGTGTTCTTAGTGATATCAAATGGAACAAACGAAGCGTTTCGACCCGATAAAATCATATTTAAAGAGATGCAGCAATACTATTACTCAGGAATAGGTTGCTCAAAAAATCTCTTTTCAGCATTTAAAATCAACTATTATGAAAAAAATAATTTTTACTGAAAAAGCACCAGCTCCAATCGGTCCTTACAATCAGGCCGTATTATCAGGAAACACTCTTTATGCTTCTGGTCAGATCGCAATCAATCCTGCTTCAGGAGAACTGATTACTGCGAATATCAATGACGAGACTGAGCAGGTTATGCAAAACATTGCCGCTATTTTAGAAGCAGCTGACATGACTTTCGAGAACGTAGTGAAAGCCACTATCTTTATTATGGACATGAATAATTTTGCTGCAATAAATACGGTTTACGGTTCTTATTTCAACGAAAAAACCGCTCCGGCTCGTGAAACAGTT is a window from the Flavobacterium cupriresistens genome containing:
- a CDS encoding N-acetylmuramoyl-L-alanine amidase family protein; its protein translation is MNIFNKTRLIFSFFLTIITFCSYSQSNVFKVTLDAGHGDHDFGAVYSGRIEKNIALAIVLKVGKILELNPNVNVIYTRKTDVFIDLVERANIANRANSNIFVSIHCNANKNTAADGTETYVMGLSKVASNLEAAKKENSVITLEKDYKRKYEGFDPNSPESMIGMTLMQEEYLDNSISLASKIEDNFDKLGKKLRQGGVKQAPFMVLHKAYMPRVLVETGFVSNPTEGNILNSEEGQNDIARAIAEAILSYKREYFGSGVPEMSDVRPAKDTSSATKQKAVETPVAKKNAPKGTFFKVQLIASIKNTPLEPKNFKGLKNVTMLFENNIYKYYYQETLSYDAAQKYLQEAKDKGYGAAFLIAYKDGEKISIQDAIK
- a CDS encoding putative LPS assembly protein LptD, translating into MTRQKTSHTFTKIAFKPLHTNLFNIVLISFFLTLGCGNLYSQEIKSKKNSLPAVKQATKTEKKTEKPNAVVTDTIKLDTVKPKKAFLDGKVRYVAKDYAKIDQKKKTITLFNEAELYYKDVELKAGIIVLNYDKDEVYAGRIKDSAGVLTQYPNFKQGASEVQPDSIRFNFKTKKALIFNSRTEQGEFKVKAAITKKENDSVYFLKKARFTTSKDIDNPEYYFQTSKVKFIPGKKVITGLTNMVIADVPTPLALPFAYFPMSQEKSVSGIIIPSYNDSNTRGFSLQNMGYYFALSDNYDLTVLGDYYTNGSYAMRFESAYATRYKYRGNINVRFENLINSERGYPDYSKQNIYNIQWSHSKDTKSNPNSTFSASVNMGSSKYFKQSINQANVGSNLNNTLSSSISYNKTFNTIPQARLSLTATHSQNTQTEQINMTLPTLQASVDRVYPFVGKDGVKKGFIKNINLQYNLSGKNEIVTTDSLFFKPQMFRDAKIGMQHSIPLSTNFKLFKYFSAGASTNYQETWVTKTIDKSYDTSQSKVVDKTVNGFDSFRTYNFSTNLGTTIYGTFNFGADKKIQSIRHVMRPSITYAYTPSFEKYYDSYAVDASGLITTQYSRFDNGVYGAPSKDNSNIVGFSLSNTFEAKVRDKDSTKTEAKKIMLLNNLNFSTSYNFNADGKQVLAWQPVLVSGGTQFFDNKMNVNFGATLDPYAIDNSGTKINTFNIDNGGSLFRMTSANVTMNYSFSNKGGKEENQQSERNGGRKDDLFGTNTDLNDSRNSQFANEKDDGENVITEFFKSKIPWDMTLAYSLTYTNANRENKISGNSIMISANMDITPKWKGGVSTGYDFVQKGVTFTQFRFERDLLSWRMAFNWNPLGDNANWNFFIGIKSGVLSDIKWNKRSVSTR
- a CDS encoding RidA family protein, whose amino-acid sequence is MKKIIFTEKAPAPIGPYNQAVLSGNTLYASGQIAINPASGELITANINDETEQVMQNIAAILEAADMTFENVVKATIFIMDMNNFAAINTVYGSYFNEKTAPARETVQVACLPKNVNVEISIIAVQ